A window of Daucus carota subsp. sativus chromosome 2, DH1 v3.0, whole genome shotgun sequence genomic DNA:
CTACGGGAACAATTGTATACCGACAGACATGGGCTTCCCACTGGGCTACACAGACCTCTTCTTCCCCAAGCTCCTAATCCACACTCTCACACTCCTCAGCCTGCTCCGCAAattcatctctctccttctccgCACTCTCGGCCTCTCCGACTTTCTCGAGCCCGAAGTCTCCTGGTCAACCCGACCCGACTCCACCGTCGACGAGTACTCCTGCGTCTCCGCCGCTCTAATGCGCGAGTTCCTCCCAGTCGTCAAATATTCAGACATAACCGACGCGCCTGACAGCTGCGCTGTCTGCCTGTACGATTTCACGCCAACCGATGAGATCCGACGGCTGACAAACTGCCGACACGTGTTCCACAGGAGCTGTGTGGACCGTTGGATGGATCATGATCAGAAGACGTGTCCGCTTTGTAGAACGCCGTTTATTTCGGGGGATTTGCAAGATGAGTTCAACGAGAGGCTGTGGGCTGCTTCGGGAATCTCGGATTATTACGGAGAGTACTCGCCGATTAGTTCGAATTTGTAGGCTTTTTTCGAGAAAAATATAGATACAGATGTGTATAtgtaatgaaaagaaaaaaaattagaagggGGTGAAAAAAAGGTGTATATACAGGGAGTTGATATGCTTCTCTTTAATGAAAATGATATCGgcttagttttttttattttaattttatgattttatattgaTTAGTTAATTGACTGAATTGTGATGGATTTGTAATGAAAGTGTCGTGGCTAAGTAGGCAATTAAGCACTAGAAGTTTAATTTTAAAGCTAAATTTATCTAAAATCTAGTTGATCCAAAATTAAGTGTGAGGTATCATCCGTATATCGAAGTAGTAAGATGTATTAAgctctttatttttttcattttcaggTTAAGCTTTTTTTTTACATTGCAGATTTATATACTTTATAAATTAGTATCCGTTCTAATGATGAGTCAGAGTCGAATCCGGGTGTTCCGGGATAACAAGGGTGTTCCGGGATAACAAGAATAAAGGGGGTATTCAGTCAGTGCTCTTCAGGTTAAGTTTCTTAAGTTTGAAGAAAGGTAAAAATAAGTAAATTTACTTTGGGACAAGCTATATAGGCCAGATTTGTGAGATTAATGATGAGACATGACTTTTGAGAGGAGCTATTTAGACTAGATATTTGAGATTAATAATGTACTGTAGTGGTGTAGTTTAGGGAAATGGGAGCCATAGGGATAGTAGTACTGTGGTAAACAGTTACAAGTGTCCCAGTCTTTTCGTTGGGTTGTGGGTGCAAGTATCCGGGTTAAATGGATCTTGTcgataaattaaatgattagaCAGTACcttgtttgtttgtttcttaTCCATCAATTTTTCTCCTCGCCACCATTGCTTGATTTTACCTCATTCTCTTTGCCACTTCCTGACTACAACTTAATATGACTAGGTGAAACACATACTTACCCAACAATGCATCACACTGGAGTATCAAATACTAGGCACCACCAGCACTTTGCATCTGTTACATTATTAATTAGTTGTTTTAAATcttaattattatatcaatatataattataatctcaTTCCCATATAATAATCGATATCAATATATAAACCCTTCTAAAGTgataacttttttaaaatcataaaattttccGATTCCAATGATCActtcaaataaattttactaTATTCATTGATAGCTCAGATTAGGCGTGTGAAAATAGTGAACGAGATTAATTTCTATAttataacattttatttaaaaaaaactgaaacaTAAAGAACTCATctcaaaatgaaaatgaaaagccCGAAGAAATGATGACGCGTAGAGAGTAGTTTGCAGGGGTATAGGGGTGTTATCTTTGTAGTGGTGGATACACGAAGCAAGTAATGCTCATATCATGTCTCTATCTCACCCCTTTTCTGGGTGCAAGTAGCTCAATGCAACATGATTAATGTTTCTGAACTACATGCCTGGCCAAGAGGTATAGTCATTAACATGGACCCTATATTTTCATGCAATTTCCGGAAATAACTCTTCACTTTTCATGAGAAAGAGAGAGTTCATATCTTCAACCATCTATCGTTCCAGACTCCGGAGACAGATGGTCAATAGATGCTTCGAGCCTACTGTACATGAGATTCATGTGTAGTGAGTGTCAATCACAGAGACCAGATAACTTGGTAACCCATAATCAGTGATTATTAATCACAGTATTATACACATTATGTTGTTCTTACTAAGAATCTAACATCACTCTACCTAAAAGGTTGTGTATAACCAACTAACAACTTGCTACCGTTGATCTACCTTACCtggaaaaacaaatataaaaaatctccACATGGAGAGGAAGAAATGTTATGTAAACCGAAATTACttgaaaaaacaaatatagaaaATCTCCAAATGGAGAGGAAGAAATATTATGTAAACCGAAATTCCATATTACAAAGGGCTATACCGGATATAAGAGATTTTGTGAAGTAGCCACAACTTTGCTTCACGGTATTCCCAGTTTCCTCTCCTTGGCCAATAATATGATAGATAGAGTAGAGGAGCACAAAGAAAGTCCTACAATGTCTTAAAATGATAtcctaaactaaaatttaagacATTCACAACAAATGAGTGCTTCACCAAAGCCTTGACGGTATCTTAAAACACTAGAATATCAACATGTGACAATTTTAAAGCACCAGTATATGtcctaaatcatttttaataataaaaaaaattcattttcctcCATTTCAACAATCTCTCTCATATACATATTTTCCTTTCCCTCcaatataattcaaatatattattatttcaaggcACACTTATAAGACATGTGGTTAGAGTTCATGCATTAAAATAATaacctaaatcactaggacactctttttatatttataaaacactAGTACTAGGAcattattggacttgctctaattaGTGCAACTTTAATTAGTAATCAAATCAGTAGTTGCTTCTCACTGTTAATATGTTCATAAACTATCTGTAATGTTCACTGAATGAAGCTTCCAAAGTATCATGCTATTGCCCATCCTTTACCAACTAATGATGCCATTTCTACCGAAGATTAAATATACCACCTAATGATGCCATTTCTACTGAAGATTAAAGCCGAACAAATGTATGAACAGACCAACCTACGAATTTAGGACTACATATATGTGAAAATTGAAAGATATGAATTATAAACAAGCATGCATTCAAAGTTAGTAACATTAGCTACAATAATATCATAAACATGTAAAGTCAGAAGGAATATTTAAAAAGACCAGCCCAATATCCCAGACGAGATGTTAAATAGATGGGAAGATAGAAAGGTGTGAATTATAAACAAGCAAGCAGCATTCAAAATTAGTATACACATTAAATCTTCAGCACAAGAACAACTTTTGTCTTCTCTCGCTTAACACAGTGCCACTTCGAAAAATATATAAGAGAATAACCATGTAATCTGGATGCAAATATAATTATGACCTTGAATGATCATTTAGGATAGCCCTGTGGAGGATAACCTGCTGGAGGATAAGGCTGAGCTTGAGGCGGATAACCTGCTGGAGGGTAAGTCTGAGCTTGAGGGGGTGGATAGCCATAAGGTTGTTGCCCATAGGGCTGTGGAGGAGGATATCCAGCAGTGGGAGGATATGGCTGATCAAGCCGGGACATCTGCTGAGCAGGGGGAACTCCCATTGGCTGTCCACCAAACATACCGTCTCGCTTATCCATTTCAATCTTGTGTTGCGTCTGCAATATTCCCAAAGGATATAGAATAGCAGAAATGAATACATGCACAGCAGCAACCAAGTTTCTAATAAGTCTTCTCATCATTGAAGCTATGACTACAGTTATTTCTAAGGGTGCAACAAGCCAACAAGCATCTattcaacaaatttaaaatgattcGATGTCTAACACTTTGGCCGCGTACATACAGCAAGTTGGACAGTTCCAGCCAGGTTGGTAGGAAATAGTTTCAACAGAGCTGAAGAGATATTACTATGCTATAATTTTTAGGAGTTAAAGTATATTTCCATACCTGCATACAAGCGCACACCCTGGCAAAAAGAAAATCAGAAAATAAAAGAGTTGGTACTTTTGAAGTAAAACTGTATTTAAAATCCACATGGAGCAAGGAAAGTAAAACCTACGTGCAGTAGACCAAATCAGCTGCACAGTTCAGTATCTGTGAGGCCTCAGAAAGTTCATCACTTCCAACTATCATGGCAACAATGGAAAATATGCACGCGACTTGTTGAAGGCAAAACATGAAACCCTGGATTTCAAATAGAAAGCAtgttaataaaaatagaaaagttTAGAAAAAGGGAGGTGTTCTGTGTGTGTCTGTGAGGCAGGAGAGTTAGGtaaagagagagaggagggaggaGGGGGATTTATTAATACAAAACTTTAGTAAAAGGGAGGTGTTGTCTGtgtgagggagggagggagggagggagagggagagggggagagagggggagggggggaggagagagagagagagagagagagagagtacaaTGATGCAATTATCACACTTTGTCGTCTGTATGTTAAACTCGTCTTGCAGAAGAAAGCGAGTTGAAGCTACTGAATTTCCAAAGCAACAGAGAACCTGAATATTTGAGAACAAAACAATTATTGATCCATCTGAGCTTCACAGATTTTAGATAGTCGATTAGCCCTTCTTAATGCGATAGGGCATATAAATAGCTGAACTCTAGAGTCATTCTAATTAAACATAATAGGATTTAGGCCAGCCATCTTGCATATCATCAACATCTAGATTGTACCAAAGCCAGAATAATTAGGTCATCCACTATCTTAAAAGAGGCTCAGATGGAAAAGGATTGCGGGaaacagaaaatattaaaaaaaaaattattgcattTCCCCTTTGCAGTCAGTTGACATGGAGAGGCATAAACTGGATTTACTTCCACATCTCAGCTCAAAACCTTAATTATGACCACCTATATCTGAAAATCCCAACTTAAAGCAGTATGACATTTGAAATGGAACAATCGAGAGAAATTGATAGACACCTAAAAACACTTGGAAAGGTTTCTTTATATGTCTATAAATTCACATTTGAGTTATTAAATATCACTGCAAGCAATCAATACCAAAAAGTGCTAAGCAACCAAGGTACCTTCCAGTACATAGATTTTGGTAGAAACTTGAGTAGTTCAACTTAATTTCGACTTTATGATatgtatttgaaaaaaaaaaactataattcATGTTACACAATCTTATGTTTCGTAATTGTTAACCTTGTAAAGACTCTGCAATCATAAGAATCAACAAAATTGAGGGGAGTTATGGTATATCAGCATCTGGAGTCTGGACGACccaatatattttaatcattttaatgtcactatttttctaaatttctcCTCTAGCCACAAGCCCACAATACTTAAGCAACGTGAAATTTGAAAGACAGCAGGTAAAATGCTCTTGAGCAAGGTTACATACCTCTGTGCAAAGGCAAAACTCGGGGCATTTACTTTCACCGCACCGACCACTGCAGGGCATATACCCAGCACAGCACACGTACCTATCCCAAACAAGAAGCAACTTATTACCAGAAAGTTCACCTAAAACCTTAGTTTTAATAGAAAATTGTCATTCAATCACCTTGACATATCATTGTAAAGAGCACGCTTGCGAAGCAGGTACGATACACATGGTCCACTGCATATCAACGTAACAACATTAAATTAAGCATGAAATGTGAACAGAATAGCTTTTACTAGAATTGCTTGTGTGCCTTAACCAACACTGAATATAGTTAATCATAGAATGTAgttgaaatatatttgataagtaGTTCGTATTAGTAGAAACATGCTCGGCAGTAGATTAATATAATGTTTTACTGATTCTATTAAATTATGTTTGTGCATTAGTATAAAAAAGGCAATAGGTAGATGTTGATCAGAAGAAGTATCatattttagatttatttttagatTTCTCCTTATATCTCATCATTTttggagtttaaaataattgatttaaatGTGTATTCAatcaaactttctcttcttccaCTAAGAAATCCATCCCcgaagtattaaattttttgtgtaatttatttaaccaAAAAATATTTCCTTAATTTTCCAGTGTTTTTACTTGCTTAAAAAAATGGTCAAAATAAAATACTGTGCGATTTGAATAAAAAAGACTAAAGTAAGGAAAACATTTACATCTCTAAAAGTTGGTAAATATCTCACAAATATCTTTCCAATAATCCTTGCCAAAAATTTTCTGTGAAATAACATGTTACAACAACTTGCCTCATAATGTTGCTTTACTGAGTATGTAAGAACTAAAGAAATTGTTATATAAGCACAAACTCGGCTATTAAGTCAAACAATTAAGTTACCAACTCTCCCCAACCTCAGGGTATTAGGACTTGGTAGAAACTTATGTTATATATCAACCAAAAGGTTTAACAACCGTCCACAATGCATAGTCATCTACTCATCTTATCAATTAACTTGCTAGATTGTGATTTAAAACTCTCAAATGGAGTGAGATCATAAGCGAGGAACAAAGTTAAATAAAATCTACTTTTAAAAGGTGATATATGTAACATAATAACTGCACGATATACTGAAACCAAAGAAGCAGATCCAAACCTACGAGCTGCATTTCTATATTCTACACTCGCATCAAAATTAAATGATCAGAATAGATCAATCCAATCTAAGAGGCAATATATAGTCAACCGAAAGTCAAACCTAGTAGTCAGAATGTCAAAATCAAATTACATAACATGATCGAAATCCAGACTAATGTATCAATTCAATCATCATCAAATCTAATCATATACAAccaatttttttatgtaaaataacTAATAGATCTGCGGGGAAAAGCTTACCACCACAAGGCAAGGCAGCAATCTGCAAAACATTAATCACGCAAAATAACATTCAATTAGTGACATAAAATTCAGatcatacttatatatatacacatatatagatatatataaccgagagagaaagagagaaaggggagagagggagagagggagagagagagagagagagagagagagagagagagagagagagagagagagagagagagagagagagagagagattacaaGGAGTGTCGACTTTCATGGTGGAAACGAGATCGGCGTGCCAGAGATTGCGGTAATTCTGACGGAGCTGCATCTTCTCATAGCTTGCCTGAGACGTCATGGTTGCACAATTTTGAGACGAGAACTCGCAGCACTCGcctgaaaagaagaaaaattgaTTGGGAAAAATAGAGTGAAGTCAATTTAGGGGAAATCAAAGAGAAATAAAGAATGCGAAACAGCTTAAATTTTATCTCGAAGCTTCAAGAAAGGATTACTACCTTTGAATttagcaacaacttgtttctggtCCACtgtttttcaattaaataagaTTAAGGGTAATACTGAAGGGGTTAATTGAATCGgcgttttaatttatttttttgttatcaaTGAAATCTAGATATATTTTCAACTGAGACtatcaaaattttgaagtatttcgttaaaaatttaaattatatgcgaaatataaatatttcattaaaattttaaattataccgtaaaatatgatgatattcagTCACAATTTTAAATTAGAGCAATATTAATTGATATATGATAGTAATCAACTGGTATTACttaaattttattgtaatatgatgatatttaaatactaaatttttttattgaactaTGGATTTTATGGGATTGTTAAGTGCATTTTatacttttcaaaattattcaTGAGATTTTCGACCATTTTGATTAgatcctaaatttttttatcaacgCTATGACAATTCATCTTAAATCCGCATGAATCAAAATCATacacaatttattaaaattcataactatGCATTAAAGTCTGAGTTGAATACACTCCCACAATATTGTTTTTCCAGGTCAAATAACATGACAaacaaatgattattttaaagaaaataataagtGATCCAAAAattattctcaatttttttcccGTCAAACCCTGATTGTCAAACCCTGATTGTTGATTCCACtcgtaataataataatgagtaAGAAAAATGCTAGATCtatcaaaaatatttccaattttttttcctgCCAGCATGATTGATTTAGCTCATGCTAATAATAATTAAGacaaaactaataaattaataatgatgaCAATACCATGTATATCAATTACCTAATTAAAATTAGTCTCTTCCTCGTCAattagaaaaaattgaaaaaaataaatttaaaagatgatttgagataatattattttcactcTTTAAAAGTTTACCTGCACGTGGTCTTATTAATATCTAAGTAAGAATAACCAAACAAATAtcactccctccgtctcattttagttgtcgtctttggttttgtgccggtcaaattgaccaaagtttgactgaaatttattaataatttatcaattgtaaaaataaagaaaatatgtcactggaaataatttttaatctattttaaaatgtaattttcagttttttaaaattataaaagagtgattataatctttggtcaaaagttagtcaaattgaccaacaaaaatagaaatgtgacaactaaaatgggactgagggagtatatTAGATTTGCGTAAACAGTATGGAAATAACTTtggttacattttttaaaacataaaagtatttttttttttgataaaaggtctgtatttttatttgacattccatgataaaatatattgtaattattgttactatatattaatataattgagTCAAATTAATCAAGTGGTgttacttttaaatatattgagcAACATATATTATTCTTGGAATAAAGTATATACTTTTCAAGTATATTTTATcgcattatatttaatatttttcatgtattttaATGAAGGGAATCGATATATGACTTTAAtggtttttttataataaaataaaattttaatatactatcaaatttaaaaatattatttttgattattgaTCCATACTTGTAAAAGTACTTACAAAAATCAAATACTTATAAAACGAATATCAacaatttatttgataaaaataacaattttttggAAATTACTTAGGAAGCAGAATTCTGGATGGTTCCCGATCCCTATTGTTGCGGATTGATACTAATTTGATCAAAACTTtagtaaattaatattttaaataactcAAATATGTAAAATGACTTTCACATTTCACGAGTAATATCACATTTGACCCGGAATGGTATGCATTTGACGTATTTtccactaaatttttaaaaccaAGTTTGATCTTTATCATGCATGTCTCAAGAAAGAGTAGTGTCTGATATCTATCTAAAATTGAAATAACACCAAGTTTAAGTTGTcaagaatatttatttttcagaattgAACACGCAGAATAAAATCATCATCGTGTAGGAATATAGTAGTCCTTTTCAAATCAAAGGCAGAATACAAATGTAAAGAGACAGACATTTCATAACCAACATAAACAAAATGCACTGCTTTTGGAAGATTAATCATGTAGCAAAAAAGACGAGGAGTTTCCAAGCAAGTTCATGccctgtttttatttttttgctaaataaattcATGCACTTTTACTATTTTTATTATAGTCTATAGCAGAAGTGGACAAGTCACTAGTTGCATGTCTTTGTTTGACCTGAACCTCCTTGTTAAATAGACAGAAAGAGATGGTTCTCTTTGTATTCTTCTTCTCTGGCCAAGTTTTATGAGCCACCCTAGTGTCTTCACTTGTCATGCATTCATGTTACTgtcaaaaacacacacaaaaagtTGGTTTTAGAATTATAGAAATAGAAAGACAGTGAAGTTGAATTTTTCTTAGGTTGTTCTGCAAAATCGTTATGTCTTCAAATCTTTTTATGTTCGATGGCTCGATTTATTCTGATCCTTTCTCACCTGTCAATGACCCTTTTGCATCCATTGATGATATTCTCCAGGAAGATTTCACTGCTAACAAAAGTTACCAaattgatgaaattgatcaaATTGCATCGACAATTGTATCTTCTTCGCCTCCGAGTCATCGAATGGGGAGCCTCTCTCTCTGTCAAGCACCCTTGGCGATTGAGTACCCGAACTTCTCTGTGAAAGCAGAGGATTCTCAGCTTCCATTTTACTCGACAACATGCGGTTACAACAACATAAGTTACTCTTCCTCGTTTCCGACGTATGGTACTGATGAGCCTGTTAAGATGATGCAGAGGAGCTTTAGTAGCAATTCTTTTGATAGGAAGTCAGGGTTCATGTTCCAGTCATTCGATAGCTTTGCGGAGTCTTCGAGTATTGCTGCCACTACTGCTCAAGTTCAAGCGTTGAGCTCACCTGAGTGTAATTCTTCCTCCAATAGTCAAATGAGAAGGTTCTGCAGTACTGGAGATTTACAAGTTAGTTATCTTTTTTAATATCTTCATTATTTGTTATGCACAAGGCATTTGTTGAGTTTCGTAgaataaaaactttttaattttatcctTTTTGACGTTTTGTTGGTAATTCGGGACCCTACTTCTGATGGAGGCATACTGAATATGTTTGGTTTACGT
This region includes:
- the LOC108206519 gene encoding brassinosteroid-responsive RING protein 1, with product MGFPLGYTDLFFPKLLIHTLTLLSLLRKFISLLLRTLGLSDFLEPEVSWSTRPDSTVDEYSCVSAALMREFLPVVKYSDITDAPDSCAVCLYDFTPTDEIRRLTNCRHVFHRSCVDRWMDHDQKTCPLCRTPFISGDLQDEFNERLWAASGISDYYGEYSPISSNL
- the LOC108210123 gene encoding uncharacterized protein LOC108210123 → MTSQASYEKMQLRQNYRNLWHADLVSTMKVDTPYCCLALWCGPCVSYLLRKRALYNDMSRYVCCAGYMPCSGRCGESKCPEFCLCTEVLCCFGNSVASTRFLLQDEFNIQTTKCDNCIIGFMFCLQQVACIFSIVAMIVGSDELSEASQILNCAADLVYCTVCACMQTQHKIEMDKRDGMFGGQPMGVPPAQQMSRLDQPYPPTAGYPPPQPYGQQPYGYPPPQAQTYPPAGYPPQAQPYPPAGYPPQGYPK
- the LOC108208518 gene encoding uncharacterized protein LOC108208518; its protein translation is MSSNLFMFDGSIYSDPFSPVNDPFASIDDILQEDFTANKSYQIDEIDQIASTIVSSSPPSHRMGSLSLCQAPLAIEYPNFSVKAEDSQLPFYSTTCGYNNISYSSSFPTYGTDEPVKMMQRSFSSNSFDRKSGFMFQSFDSFAESSSIAATTAQVQALSSPECNSSSNSQMRRFCSTGDLQSLKTSQMRARLSCSPLATESTFMEDTYSKVGRYSAEERKERIHRYRAKRTQRNFNKTIKYACRKTLADNRPRIRGRFARNDEPIVIPKTANYNPYEDEDDLLIGGFFEEENEGPLGRQALLSSYGIQYYTPASN